A region of Pyxidicoccus trucidator DNA encodes the following proteins:
- a CDS encoding serine hydrolase domain-containing protein has product MFVNQLLGRAVLGLTLTLWLAGCGDDGDDPRPRVSCEELSSRLQDALTQAVSEKALVGATASVRLPDCTWSGAAGASRMEPAVAMVPGDRLRVGSITKTFISVVALQLQAEGRLSLDTPLATWLPDFPRADRITVRQLLNHTSGAANYTDHPGFLERAMAEPGREWTVEELILLGAEHSPLFEPGAGWTYSNTNYILASVVIEKVTGTPFARQVRERILEPLELRSTGMDGSEALPPLTVRGLAHEDGAWVDLTELLHPSAIGAAGALISSAEDISRFYLALFEGSLLSPAQRAELTRWVPAEPGGAPAYGLGLLLGTSPLGPLHGHEGGVPGYSALAGYYPDHKAAVSVLTNHDDGDPSAVTLSLLEVLARR; this is encoded by the coding sequence ATGTTCGTCAATCAGCTCCTTGGGCGTGCCGTGCTCGGCCTGACCCTGACGCTCTGGCTCGCGGGATGTGGGGACGACGGAGACGACCCGCGGCCGCGCGTCTCCTGCGAGGAGCTCTCGTCCCGCTTGCAGGACGCGCTCACGCAGGCGGTGTCCGAGAAGGCGCTCGTCGGCGCCACCGCCTCGGTGCGGCTCCCGGACTGCACCTGGAGTGGAGCGGCGGGCGCGTCCCGCATGGAGCCCGCCGTGGCCATGGTCCCCGGGGACCGGCTGCGCGTGGGCAGCATCACCAAGACCTTCATCTCGGTGGTGGCCTTGCAACTCCAGGCCGAGGGAAGGCTGTCGCTGGACACGCCGCTGGCGACCTGGCTCCCCGACTTTCCCCGCGCGGACCGCATCACCGTGCGGCAGCTCCTCAACCACACCAGTGGCGCGGCCAACTACACGGACCACCCAGGCTTCCTGGAGCGGGCGATGGCCGAGCCCGGCAGGGAGTGGACCGTCGAGGAGCTCATCCTCCTGGGGGCCGAGCACTCCCCGCTCTTCGAGCCGGGAGCTGGCTGGACCTACTCCAATACCAACTACATCCTCGCCAGCGTCGTCATCGAGAAGGTGACGGGGACGCCCTTCGCCCGGCAGGTGCGCGAGCGCATCCTCGAGCCGCTGGAGCTGCGAAGCACGGGAATGGATGGCTCCGAAGCCCTGCCACCCCTCACCGTGCGCGGCCTCGCGCACGAGGACGGCGCCTGGGTCGACCTCACCGAGCTGCTCCACCCTTCCGCCATCGGCGCGGCCGGCGCCCTCATCTCCAGTGCCGAGGACATCAGCCGGTTCTACCTGGCGCTCTTCGAGGGCTCGCTGCTGTCCCCGGCGCAGCGTGCGGAGCTGACCCGCTGGGTGCCCGCCGAGCCCGGCGGCGCTCCGGCGTATGGGCTGGGGCTCCTGCTCGGCACCAGTCCGCTGGGGCCGCTTCATGGCCATGAAGGCGGCGTCCCAGGGTATTCCGCCCTGGCCGGCTACTACCCCGACCACAAGGCGGCGGTTTCCGTGCTGACCAACCACGACGACGGCGACCCCTCCGCAGTCACCCTGAGCCTGCTGGAGGTGCTCGCCCGGCGGTGA
- a CDS encoding Na+/H+ antiporter, giving the protein MHFELAFVLIFAVATAVAIVARHFKFPYTVALVVAGLSLGAVQAFEPPHLTKELLFAIILPGLLFEAAFHVEFRKFWKNKLAIHSMAIPGVAASAGLTALILSPVVEGMDFVSGFGMLPALVFAAVIVSTDPIAVVGLFKTLGAPKRLLILVEGESLLNDGTAVVLFTLVVAVATGGKFTVGGAIFDFIKVAGMGVLVGSAVGFVVAQVIKRVDDAMVEITLTVIAAYGSFVVAENFHYSGVIATVVAGMLCGNWATHAGMSPTTRVAVESFWEYLAFALNSVVFLLIGLEVELGSLLASWKPILAAYVAVIAGRAVVVFGMSALLRLTSERLPWTWSAVLTWSGLRGAISMVLVLGLPADFPHRELLVNMTFGVVVLSIIIQGLTMAPLLRRLGITGLKDAYQEQYELARGRLGAVHAALAALEGMRRNREIPADVLGQLEREYQEKETTAEKELASLKQQSMRFHEEEHQEAVRRMLIVEKESLFKAYQSATIGKEAFERLSAELDERIAHADAAESHAPAPGEPRTATEAVGT; this is encoded by the coding sequence TCGAGCCGCCCCACCTCACGAAAGAGCTGCTCTTCGCCATCATCCTCCCCGGACTGCTGTTCGAGGCGGCCTTCCACGTCGAGTTCCGCAAGTTCTGGAAGAACAAGCTGGCCATCCACTCCATGGCCATCCCCGGGGTGGCCGCGTCGGCGGGCCTGACGGCGCTCATCCTCTCTCCGGTGGTGGAGGGGATGGACTTCGTGAGCGGCTTCGGAATGTTGCCGGCGCTGGTGTTCGCCGCGGTCATCGTCTCCACGGACCCCATCGCGGTGGTGGGCCTCTTCAAGACGCTGGGTGCCCCCAAGCGCCTGCTCATCCTCGTGGAGGGAGAGAGCCTGCTGAATGACGGCACCGCCGTCGTGCTCTTCACCCTCGTCGTGGCGGTGGCCACCGGCGGCAAGTTCACGGTGGGCGGAGCCATCTTCGACTTCATCAAGGTGGCGGGGATGGGCGTGCTCGTGGGCAGCGCCGTGGGCTTCGTGGTGGCGCAGGTCATCAAGCGCGTGGACGACGCGATGGTGGAAATCACCCTCACCGTCATCGCCGCCTATGGCTCGTTCGTGGTGGCGGAGAACTTCCACTACTCGGGCGTCATCGCGACGGTGGTGGCCGGCATGCTGTGCGGCAACTGGGCGACGCATGCGGGCATGAGCCCCACCACGCGCGTCGCGGTGGAGAGCTTCTGGGAGTACCTGGCCTTCGCGCTCAACTCGGTGGTGTTCCTGCTCATCGGCCTGGAGGTGGAGCTCGGCTCGCTGCTGGCCTCGTGGAAGCCCATCCTCGCGGCGTACGTGGCGGTCATCGCCGGCCGCGCGGTGGTGGTGTTCGGCATGTCCGCGCTGCTGCGCCTCACGTCGGAGCGCCTGCCCTGGACGTGGAGCGCGGTGCTCACCTGGAGCGGGCTGCGGGGCGCCATCTCCATGGTGCTGGTGCTCGGTCTTCCGGCGGACTTCCCCCACCGCGAGCTGCTGGTGAACATGACCTTCGGCGTGGTGGTGCTCTCCATCATCATCCAGGGGCTCACGATGGCGCCGCTGCTGCGGCGGCTGGGCATCACCGGCCTGAAGGACGCCTACCAGGAGCAGTACGAGCTGGCGCGGGGCCGCCTGGGCGCCGTCCACGCCGCCCTGGCCGCGCTGGAGGGCATGCGCCGCAACCGGGAGATTCCCGCGGACGTGCTGGGGCAGCTGGAGCGGGAGTACCAGGAGAAGGAGACCACCGCCGAGAAGGAGCTGGCGTCGCTGAAGCAACAGTCGATGCGCTTCCATGAGGAGGAGCACCAGGAGGCGGTCCGCCGCATGCTCATCGTGGAGAAGGAGTCGCTCTTCAAGGCCTACCAGTCGGCCACGATTGGCAAGGAGGCCTTCGAGCGACTCTCGGCGGAGCTGGACGAGCGCATCGCCCATGCGGACGCCGCGGAGAGCCACGCGCCCGCGCCGGGAGAGCCGCGCACCGCCACGGAGGCCGTCGGCACCTGA